In a single window of the Pseudodesulfovibrio profundus genome:
- the hslV gene encoding ATP-dependent protease subunit HslV, protein MQLRGTTIVAVKDENGTAVAGDGQVTFGQSVVMKHTARKVRRIYKDKVTVGFAGATADAFTLSERFEAKLESYAGNLLRAAVELAKDWRTDKYLRKLEAMLLAADGEHVLIISGTGDVIEPDDGVAAIGSGGSYALAAARALQRSTDLPASEIAQKAMEIAAEICVYTNDNIVLEAQEK, encoded by the coding sequence ATGCAACTCAGAGGAACAACCATTGTCGCGGTCAAAGACGAAAACGGTACCGCGGTAGCAGGCGACGGACAGGTAACTTTCGGCCAGTCTGTCGTCATGAAACATACGGCTCGCAAGGTTCGTCGGATTTACAAGGACAAGGTCACCGTCGGATTCGCCGGTGCCACAGCCGATGCCTTCACCCTTTCCGAGCGGTTTGAGGCCAAACTGGAGAGTTATGCCGGTAACCTGCTTCGTGCAGCGGTGGAGCTGGCGAAAGATTGGCGCACAGATAAGTACTTGCGCAAACTGGAAGCAATGCTGCTGGCCGCTGACGGCGAACATGTCCTGATCATCTCCGGCACCGGTGATGTCATCGAGCCGGACGACGGCGTTGCTGCCATTGGTTCGGGGGGCTCCTACGCTCTTGCAGCCGCTCGGGCTCTCCAACGCTCTACCGATCTGCCAGCCAGTGAAATCGCTCAAAAGGCCATGGAAATCGCTGCGGAAATCTGCGTTTACACCAACGACAATATTGTCCTGGAAGCACAGGAAAAATAA
- the hslU gene encoding ATP-dependent protease ATPase subunit HslU — protein sequence MSNLTPREIVSELDRYIIGQNDAKRMVAIAMRNRWRRQQIDPDLRDEISPKNIILMGPTGVGKTEIARRLAKLTHCPFFKVEATKFTEVGYVGRDVESMIRDLMEIGVSMVHKEETEKVRIKAEKHAEERLLDLLLPRSTPKSSGGPAGFFMGSANGEVEEKPEPPKDDATREKFRQMFRAGQLDDREVELEVTMQSGAQVEIMAIPGMEEMGSNLQNAFSNMFPGKKKPRKMKIKDAYQVLIDEEADKLIDPDAVNELARERVEQQGILFVDEMDKIASRQDAGGGTDVSREGVQRDLLPIVEGSVVNTKYGMVKTDHILFIAAGAFHFAKPSDLIPELQGRFPLREELNSLHKEEFYRILTEPKNALTVQYKALLETEGVSVDFTKEALEEIAETAEKINEETENIGARRLYTILEKILAKLSFEAPDKSGQTITIDREYVRSQLSDVIEDRDLSRYIL from the coding sequence ATGAGTAATTTGACACCCAGAGAAATCGTTTCCGAACTCGACAGATATATCATCGGACAAAATGACGCCAAGCGCATGGTAGCCATCGCCATGCGTAACCGTTGGCGTCGTCAGCAGATTGATCCTGATCTTCGTGATGAAATTTCCCCCAAAAACATCATCCTCATGGGACCTACCGGCGTTGGTAAAACCGAAATTGCCCGCCGACTTGCCAAGCTGACCCATTGTCCGTTCTTCAAGGTGGAAGCAACCAAGTTCACCGAAGTCGGTTACGTTGGTCGGGATGTGGAATCCATGATTCGTGACCTGATGGAAATCGGTGTGAGCATGGTCCACAAAGAGGAAACCGAGAAGGTGCGCATCAAGGCGGAAAAACATGCTGAAGAGCGGCTTCTTGACCTGTTGCTGCCGCGAAGCACTCCCAAGAGTAGTGGGGGGCCTGCCGGATTCTTTATGGGCTCTGCCAATGGCGAGGTTGAAGAGAAGCCCGAGCCGCCCAAAGATGATGCCACGCGGGAGAAATTCCGCCAGATGTTCCGTGCAGGGCAGCTGGATGACCGCGAGGTGGAACTGGAAGTGACCATGCAGTCCGGTGCTCAGGTCGAGATAATGGCCATTCCGGGCATGGAAGAGATGGGCTCCAACCTGCAAAACGCCTTTTCCAACATGTTCCCCGGCAAGAAAAAGCCCCGGAAGATGAAGATCAAGGATGCCTATCAGGTCCTGATTGATGAAGAGGCTGACAAGCTCATCGATCCTGATGCCGTGAACGAGCTTGCTCGCGAGCGAGTGGAGCAGCAGGGTATCCTCTTTGTGGACGAGATGGACAAAATCGCTTCCCGACAGGACGCTGGCGGCGGAACCGATGTTTCCAGAGAAGGGGTGCAGCGTGACCTGTTGCCCATCGTGGAAGGAAGTGTGGTCAACACCAAGTACGGCATGGTCAAGACCGATCACATCCTGTTCATTGCTGCTGGTGCGTTTCACTTTGCCAAGCCGTCGGACCTCATCCCCGAGTTGCAGGGTCGCTTCCCTCTGAGGGAAGAGTTGAATTCCCTGCACAAGGAAGAGTTTTACCGTATCCTTACGGAGCCCAAGAATGCACTGACAGTGCAATACAAGGCGCTGCTCGAAACCGAAGGCGTATCTGTCGACTTCACCAAGGAAGCCTTGGAAGAGATTGCCGAGACTGCCGAAAAGATCAACGAGGAAACCGAAAACATCGGCGCTCGTCGATTGTACACCATACTGGAAAAGATACTGGCGAAGCTCTCCTTCGAGGCGCCGGACAAGTCCGGGCAGACCATTACCATTGATCGTGAATACGTCCGCTCACAACTGAGTGACGTCATCGAGGATCGCGACCTGTCGCGTTACATTCTGTAG
- the speB gene encoding agmatinase: MHAGIDLIGVPLDENSSYMRGATAGPAAVVEALRCDSANMWAETGVDLADVLHEKGDLVLPSGEAAIHTIHAAAKEAGKSGSKPLFLGGDHSITYPLVKGLAASVGEFSILHFDAHPDCYHAFEGNRYSHASPFSRIMEDGLCKRLVSVGIRTAHGHQRDQRDTFGIEWLEMKDQQSWPALSFDEPVYISFDLDALDPAFAPGVSHHEPGGMSVREALHIIHSINVPVIGADVVELNPQRDLNGVTGMVAAKLAREIAGMMLKN, from the coding sequence ATGCACGCTGGGATTGATCTTATCGGCGTTCCGCTCGATGAAAATTCGTCATACATGCGAGGTGCGACAGCCGGACCTGCTGCGGTCGTTGAAGCGCTTCGATGCGATTCGGCCAACATGTGGGCGGAAACAGGGGTTGATCTCGCTGATGTCCTTCATGAGAAGGGTGATCTGGTGTTGCCATCCGGCGAAGCTGCGATTCACACTATTCATGCCGCAGCAAAGGAAGCGGGGAAATCGGGAAGCAAGCCGTTGTTTCTCGGCGGAGACCATTCCATAACGTATCCGCTGGTCAAGGGACTGGCGGCGAGTGTGGGGGAGTTCTCCATACTCCATTTTGATGCTCACCCGGATTGCTACCATGCGTTCGAGGGCAACCGGTACTCCCATGCAAGCCCGTTTTCGCGGATCATGGAGGACGGGCTGTGCAAGCGTCTTGTCTCTGTTGGTATACGGACTGCCCATGGGCATCAGCGTGACCAGCGCGATACCTTTGGTATCGAGTGGCTGGAGATGAAAGACCAGCAGTCCTGGCCTGCTTTGTCGTTTGATGAGCCGGTGTATATCAGCTTTGATCTCGATGCGCTCGATCCGGCCTTTGCACCGGGAGTATCACACCATGAACCCGGCGGCATGTCGGTTCGGGAGGCTCTGCATATCATTCATTCCATCAACGTTCCGGTCATTGGAGCGGATGTTGTGGAGCTGAATCCTCAGCGCGATCTCAACGGTGTTACCGGCATGGTCGCTGCCAAGCTGGCCCGAGAGATCGCAGGAATGATGCTCAAGAATTAA
- a CDS encoding chloride channel protein: MSLFTQFFNYWRSFAKAYSTVASFRWLVIGVLVGTMSGLVAVAFFWLVEIGKFILQHNLAGLVYPEPAGEGIFHGPHGEFRPWLIPVFTTGTALLTGWLVNKFIPETVTGGTDGTDATINAFHNQGGVIKGRVALIRGACSVLTIASGGSAGREGPITQIGAGLGSWLANKFDFSAKERRLLLLSGAAGGLGAIFRAPLGGALTAVEVIYREDFEAEAILPSVMSSVVSYSIFTFFYGTEPIFGIPRFSFHDPRELIFYVLLAFVCAAVGWMYIRTFTIIKYNIFYPLREKLGIIWSMGIGGLAMGLIGILYPHTAQDGLIIGGVLSGGYGWLELAILGQIPALGMCYIIVGKTVATSVTIGSGMSGGMFAPALFVGGMSGGLVGKFGHHFFPDIVTQPGAYILVGMAAFFAGVASAPIGPLIMVTELTQGYGLLAPLMLASALCLVLCRKVSLYEHQVENKFESPAHAEDATINVLEQMHVSDFYNPGEVIVLEESTTLKALTDIIANSDQLYFPVRRSEDGWFVGMVSIHNVRNWMFEEDLHDLVVVRDLMSRPVYVRPDYDLYQALLRFVNTDYGQIPVVSETDTSEIIGLINRDDVFQAYAEAIAEVKGEADEVK, encoded by the coding sequence ATGAGCCTTTTCACCCAATTCTTCAATTACTGGCGCTCGTTTGCCAAAGCCTATTCAACCGTTGCATCTTTTCGCTGGCTGGTTATCGGCGTCCTCGTCGGCACCATGTCCGGTCTTGTCGCTGTCGCCTTCTTCTGGTTGGTTGAAATAGGCAAGTTCATTCTGCAACACAATCTGGCCGGACTGGTTTATCCGGAACCCGCAGGTGAAGGTATCTTCCATGGACCCCATGGGGAGTTCCGCCCATGGCTGATTCCGGTGTTCACGACAGGAACCGCCCTCCTCACCGGCTGGCTGGTCAACAAGTTCATCCCCGAGACTGTCACAGGCGGTACAGACGGCACCGATGCAACCATCAATGCGTTCCACAATCAGGGTGGCGTCATCAAGGGGCGTGTTGCGCTCATCCGCGGCGCATGCTCTGTTCTGACTATCGCCTCGGGTGGTAGCGCCGGTCGCGAAGGTCCCATCACTCAGATTGGGGCTGGCCTCGGCTCGTGGCTCGCCAACAAGTTCGACTTTTCCGCCAAGGAACGCCGCCTCCTCCTGCTCTCCGGCGCAGCCGGTGGCCTTGGCGCCATATTCCGCGCCCCCCTTGGTGGTGCGTTGACCGCTGTTGAGGTTATCTACCGCGAAGACTTCGAGGCAGAGGCCATTCTGCCTTCGGTCATGAGTTCGGTTGTTTCCTACTCCATCTTCACGTTCTTTTACGGAACCGAACCGATTTTCGGCATCCCCCGCTTTTCGTTCCATGACCCGCGCGAGCTGATTTTCTACGTACTGCTCGCCTTTGTCTGCGCCGCTGTCGGTTGGATGTACATTCGTACATTCACCATCATCAAATACAACATATTCTACCCGCTTCGCGAAAAGCTCGGCATCATCTGGTCCATGGGCATTGGCGGTCTCGCCATGGGACTCATCGGTATCCTTTACCCGCACACCGCGCAGGATGGACTGATCATCGGTGGTGTGCTCTCAGGTGGATATGGCTGGCTTGAGTTAGCTATTCTGGGACAGATTCCGGCCCTTGGCATGTGCTACATCATCGTCGGTAAAACCGTGGCTACCTCGGTCACCATCGGCTCCGGCATGTCAGGCGGCATGTTCGCGCCGGCCCTGTTCGTGGGCGGCATGTCCGGCGGTCTCGTAGGCAAGTTCGGGCACCATTTCTTCCCGGATATTGTCACGCAACCTGGCGCCTACATTCTGGTCGGCATGGCTGCATTCTTCGCCGGTGTCGCCAGTGCTCCCATTGGGCCGCTGATCATGGTCACGGAGCTGACTCAGGGCTATGGCCTGCTTGCTCCGCTGATGCTTGCCTCGGCACTATGTCTGGTGCTTTGCCGCAAGGTATCGCTCTACGAGCATCAGGTTGAGAACAAGTTTGAATCACCGGCACACGCTGAGGACGCTACCATCAACGTCCTTGAGCAGATGCATGTGTCTGACTTCTACAACCCCGGTGAAGTCATTGTTCTGGAAGAATCCACGACACTCAAGGCGTTGACGGACATCATTGCCAACTCGGATCAGCTCTACTTCCCGGTCAGACGATCCGAAGACGGCTGGTTCGTGGGCATGGTTTCCATTCATAACGTCCGCAACTGGATGTTCGAGGAAGACCTGCACGACCTCGTTGTGGTGCGCGACCTCATGTCCAGGCCGGTCTACGTACGACCTGACTATGACTTGTATCAGGCGCTCCTTCGCTTCGTGAACACCGACTACGGTCAGATTCCGGTTGTATCCGAAACCGATACTTCGGAGATTATCGGCCTCATCAACCGTGACGACGTCTTCCAGGCGTATGCCGAAGCCATTGCCGAAGTGAAAGGCGAAGCCGACGAAGTCAAATAA
- a CDS encoding bifunctional riboflavin kinase/FAD synthetase, with the protein MIVARNPEDIKDIIAGSCVTIGNFDGVHKGHQKLISLACARAEARGLVSVVVTFDPHPLRVLRDDRNPPFITLTQQKLELISQYGPQVCLLLHFTMDMAKLSPEEFVQKYLLDTLNMKEMIIGYDYHLGKGRAGNFETLSALGQKKGFTVDRLDPVSVDGAVVSSTRIRDLVQAGQVWSVRPLLGRFYQVRGEVVHGMNRGGRLLGFPTANLKLVDELFPKPGVYAIWVEVDDDVYQGVANIGKNPTFDNDALSVEAHLLDFKGDLYGREIQAHFVQRIRDEKKFSGIDELKERIGKDIELGRQILAQPDAAIKLTRPDLGNARTQK; encoded by the coding sequence ATGATCGTCGCCAGGAACCCAGAAGATATCAAGGACATCATTGCCGGATCATGCGTCACCATCGGCAACTTCGACGGTGTTCACAAAGGTCACCAAAAACTCATCAGCCTTGCCTGCGCTCGTGCAGAGGCTCGCGGTTTGGTCAGTGTCGTCGTAACATTCGATCCGCATCCGCTTCGCGTCCTTCGCGATGATCGCAACCCGCCATTCATCACGTTGACCCAGCAAAAGTTGGAGCTCATTTCCCAATACGGCCCGCAAGTATGCCTGCTGCTGCATTTTACCATGGATATGGCCAAGCTCTCTCCTGAAGAATTTGTTCAAAAATACCTGCTGGACACACTCAATATGAAGGAAATGATCATTGGCTATGACTACCACCTGGGCAAAGGACGAGCCGGAAACTTTGAGACATTGAGTGCTCTTGGTCAAAAGAAAGGATTCACAGTCGACAGGCTCGATCCTGTCTCTGTGGATGGCGCAGTGGTCAGCTCAACCCGTATCCGTGATCTGGTCCAGGCTGGTCAGGTCTGGTCTGTCCGCCCTTTGCTCGGCCGCTTCTATCAGGTTCGCGGTGAAGTCGTTCATGGCATGAATCGCGGCGGACGGTTGCTCGGATTTCCAACGGCCAACCTCAAGCTGGTGGACGAACTGTTCCCCAAACCCGGCGTATATGCCATTTGGGTTGAAGTGGACGATGACGTTTACCAGGGCGTAGCCAATATCGGGAAGAACCCCACTTTTGATAATGATGCCCTGTCTGTGGAAGCCCACCTTCTGGATTTCAAAGGTGACCTGTATGGTCGCGAAATACAGGCACACTTCGTACAACGCATCCGTGATGAAAAAAAATTCTCCGGCATCGACGAGCTCAAAGAGCGCATCGGCAAGGACATAGAGTTGGGCAGGCAGATACTCGCCCAGCCCGATGCTGCCATCAAGCTGACCCGCCCCGACCTCGGTAATGCCCGCACACAAAAATAG
- a CDS encoding M48 family metallopeptidase yields MKRLSIIFAPLLALLLIVTPAVSAHASILPKKITIRDENEMGRNFDRLIRMQMGMVGDTYITDYVDTLVQRIVAAKRPMPFTITSAVVANPILNAFAIPGGYIYIFTGLIQEVESESQLAGVIAHELAHVSQRHMASRLEKQGKIGMLSVAGMLAGVFLGMAGGGDAAQAVMMGTQGLAHTAMLKYSQDDEREADHVGLNSMVKAGYNPEGMPQTFEIMMKNRWFDSGANIPSYLSTHPGLTERISYLNDRISRMPPAFGEREDNDALLKRLQPMVRAKMSPANTALAYFNNKPKAEYSAMDYIGLGIAHQRLKDNKSALASFQKALEMDANDPLVSRETGIFFFKTGQHDKAFPYLQKAVIQNSRDALGLFYLSRLQADAGQSDRAIANMKKVLDLVPEDAEVHQHLGRMLGQSGDVFSGNLHLAYAAMYSGNIKKANYHAVQAEKDAKSDEQKKRLEDFQNTLKERTADT; encoded by the coding sequence GTGAAACGCCTTTCCATCATATTTGCCCCGTTGCTTGCGTTGTTGCTCATTGTAACTCCGGCAGTATCTGCGCATGCGAGCATCTTACCGAAGAAGATCACCATTCGTGACGAAAACGAAATGGGCAGGAACTTTGATCGCCTCATCCGCATGCAGATGGGCATGGTCGGTGATACCTACATCACCGATTATGTGGACACGCTCGTTCAGCGCATCGTTGCGGCCAAGCGCCCTATGCCGTTTACTATCACCAGCGCTGTCGTCGCCAATCCGATACTCAACGCCTTCGCCATCCCCGGCGGATATATCTATATTTTTACAGGGCTGATCCAGGAAGTGGAATCCGAATCACAGCTTGCTGGCGTCATTGCACACGAACTCGCGCACGTTTCCCAGCGCCACATGGCGAGCCGGCTAGAAAAGCAGGGTAAAATCGGGATGCTTTCCGTAGCCGGAATGCTGGCCGGTGTATTTCTCGGCATGGCAGGCGGCGGAGATGCTGCCCAAGCCGTGATGATGGGTACACAGGGGCTGGCGCACACCGCCATGCTCAAATATTCGCAGGACGATGAACGCGAAGCAGATCACGTCGGTCTCAACTCCATGGTCAAGGCCGGATACAACCCTGAAGGCATGCCACAGACCTTTGAGATCATGATGAAGAACCGCTGGTTTGACAGCGGCGCAAATATCCCTTCGTACCTGTCGACTCACCCGGGTCTGACGGAACGTATATCCTATCTGAACGACAGAATAAGCCGCATGCCTCCAGCCTTTGGAGAACGCGAAGACAACGATGCCCTGCTCAAGCGCTTGCAGCCAATGGTCCGCGCCAAAATGTCCCCGGCCAATACCGCCCTCGCCTACTTCAACAACAAGCCCAAGGCCGAGTATTCCGCCATGGACTACATTGGACTCGGCATAGCGCATCAGCGCCTCAAGGATAACAAGAGCGCTCTTGCATCGTTTCAGAAAGCGTTGGAAATGGATGCCAATGACCCGTTGGTCAGTCGTGAAACCGGCATTTTCTTTTTCAAGACCGGACAGCACGACAAGGCATTCCCTTACCTGCAAAAGGCCGTCATCCAGAATTCACGCGATGCTCTGGGACTTTTCTACCTGTCACGCCTTCAGGCCGACGCCGGTCAATCCGACCGAGCCATCGCCAACATGAAAAAAGTGCTCGATCTAGTCCCTGAAGATGCGGAAGTTCACCAGCACCTCGGACGCATGCTCGGCCAGTCAGGCGATGTTTTCAGCGGCAATCTGCATCTTGCCTATGCGGCCATGTATTCCGGCAACATAAAAAAAGCCAACTATCACGCTGTACAGGCTGAAAAAGATGCAAAGTCGGATGAGCAGAAAAAACGACTGGAAGATTTTCAAAATACCCTCAAGGAGCGAACGGCCGACACCTAA
- the rho gene encoding transcription termination factor Rho has protein sequence MPEKKTGKETTKPKRKPATKSKKKPVVSTSTNGNGVSKLNLAELKLKSMQDLTDLAVQLEVENPSGMRKQELIFELLQQCASQNGQIFGDGVLEILPDGFGFLRSPMYSYMPGPDDIYVSPSQIRRFGLRKGDVVSGQIRPPKEGERYFALLRVSEIGFEKPEHSKNLVLFDNLTPLYPEEQLKLENGDKNYSSRIIDLLAPIGKGQRGVIVAPPRTGKTIMLQTIANSINANHPEVDLIVLLIDERPEEVTDMQRTVKAEVVSSTFDEPPQRHVQVADMVIEKAKRLVERKRDVVILLDSITRLGRAYNAVTPSSGRVLSGGIDANALQRPKRFFGAARNIEEGGSLTIISTALIDTGSRMDEVIFEEFKGTGNMELYLDRHLSEKRVYPAIDINRSGTRKEELLLGEDVLNRVWILRKLLSPMSSMDSMEFLRGKMKGTKNNKQFLDSMSK, from the coding sequence ATGCCCGAAAAGAAAACCGGCAAAGAAACCACAAAGCCAAAACGCAAGCCCGCCACAAAAAGCAAGAAAAAACCAGTTGTCAGCACGTCTACCAATGGTAACGGCGTCAGCAAACTCAATCTTGCGGAACTCAAACTCAAATCCATGCAGGATCTCACTGACCTGGCTGTACAGCTGGAGGTAGAGAACCCAAGCGGCATGCGCAAGCAGGAGCTGATTTTCGAGCTCCTGCAGCAGTGTGCCTCCCAAAACGGCCAGATATTCGGCGACGGCGTTTTGGAAATCCTGCCCGACGGATTCGGCTTCCTGCGTTCTCCAATGTACTCTTACATGCCGGGCCCAGACGACATCTACGTGTCTCCGTCCCAGATTCGCCGCTTCGGACTGCGTAAAGGTGATGTTGTCTCCGGACAGATTCGCCCACCGAAAGAAGGCGAACGCTATTTCGCACTACTACGGGTCAGCGAAATCGGCTTTGAAAAACCCGAACACTCCAAAAATTTGGTTCTGTTCGACAACCTGACCCCACTGTATCCCGAAGAACAGCTCAAGCTGGAAAACGGCGACAAAAATTACTCCTCCCGCATCATCGATCTTCTGGCTCCTATCGGTAAAGGCCAGCGCGGCGTCATCGTGGCACCGCCCCGCACCGGTAAGACCATCATGCTCCAGACCATAGCCAACTCCATCAATGCCAATCATCCCGAGGTCGATCTGATCGTTCTCCTCATTGATGAACGGCCTGAGGAAGTGACCGACATGCAGCGCACAGTCAAGGCAGAGGTTGTTTCCTCCACCTTCGACGAACCGCCGCAGCGCCACGTTCAGGTTGCCGACATGGTCATTGAAAAAGCCAAGCGACTGGTCGAGCGCAAGCGTGACGTTGTCATTCTTCTCGATTCCATCACCCGACTGGGCCGTGCGTATAACGCTGTCACCCCGTCGTCCGGCCGCGTACTTTCCGGCGGTATCGATGCCAACGCTCTGCAGCGTCCCAAACGATTCTTTGGTGCCGCTCGAAACATCGAGGAAGGCGGCTCCCTGACCATTATCTCTACCGCTCTCATCGACACCGGCTCCCGCATGGATGAAGTCATCTTTGAAGAATTCAAAGGAACCGGCAACATGGAGCTCTACCTGGATCGCCATCTCTCAGAGAAGCGCGTCTACCCTGCCATCGACATCAACCGCTCCGGTACCCGCAAGGAAGAGCTGCTTCTCGGCGAAGATGTCCTCAACCGAGTCTGGATTCTCCGCAAGCTCCTGTCACCCATGAGTTCCATGGATTCGATGGAGTTCCTGAGAGGAAAGATGAAAGGCACCAAAAACAACAAGCAGTTCCTCGACTCAATGTCCAAATAG
- a CDS encoding CarD family transcriptional regulator, translating into MFKVNELVVYPSQGVGRVERIESQEIGGVKADFYIVRILSNNVTLMVPVANATNVGLRPVCDAEHGHAIFESLNDRSEFTGYTGQNWNRRYREYSEKLKSGDLGDVAYVLKELFLIGKDKELSFGERRLLEQAMGLVSMELAYSVDRDQESIKEDINEMFADVIAAQESSE; encoded by the coding sequence GTGTTCAAGGTTAATGAATTAGTTGTGTATCCCTCTCAGGGAGTTGGTCGAGTCGAACGAATCGAATCGCAGGAAATCGGTGGTGTCAAAGCCGACTTCTATATCGTTCGTATTCTTAGCAACAACGTGACATTAATGGTGCCTGTTGCCAATGCCACCAATGTTGGTTTGCGTCCTGTCTGTGACGCTGAGCATGGTCATGCTATTTTCGAGTCCCTCAATGACCGTTCCGAATTCACCGGGTATACCGGGCAGAACTGGAACCGACGGTATCGTGAGTATTCCGAAAAACTGAAAAGCGGCGATCTCGGCGATGTCGCTTATGTTCTCAAAGAACTGTTCCTTATCGGAAAAGACAAGGAACTCTCCTTTGGTGAGCGCCGCTTGTTGGAACAGGCAATGGGACTGGTTTCCATGGAACTTGCTTATTCCGTGGACCGCGATCAGGAATCCATTAAGGAAGACATCAACGAAATGTTTGCAGACGTCATCGCAGCGCAGGAATCCAGCGAATAA
- the pth gene encoding aminoacyl-tRNA hydrolase produces the protein MEYKSVIVGLGNPGPKYADTRHNIGFMLIDSLLTMGEARKNMRLERIEESGDYELWKIKFAGAYRLLAKPQTYMNRSGKAVAKICGRHGLTPDKVMVIHDELDLPVGRMKLKKGGGNNGHNGLTSIQEFLNTPSFYRLRLGVGRPDDKYKPISDWVLEPFLPENASHIPEVMAHASKGLDIFYRRGAGFATQHINSFSITVPEEKEKTEERKEETPARTDS, from the coding sequence ATGGAATATAAAAGCGTCATCGTCGGCCTGGGCAATCCCGGCCCCAAGTATGCAGATACCCGCCATAATATAGGGTTCATGCTCATAGATTCTCTGCTCACCATGGGTGAAGCTCGCAAGAACATGCGCCTGGAGCGGATTGAGGAATCTGGAGACTACGAACTCTGGAAGATAAAGTTCGCCGGGGCATACCGACTCCTCGCCAAACCGCAAACCTACATGAATCGAAGCGGAAAGGCTGTCGCCAAAATATGTGGACGGCATGGCCTTACTCCAGATAAGGTGATGGTCATCCACGACGAACTGGATCTGCCAGTCGGTCGCATGAAGCTCAAGAAAGGCGGTGGAAACAATGGTCACAATGGCCTTACTTCCATTCAGGAGTTTCTCAATACCCCTTCTTTTTACCGCTTGCGATTGGGAGTTGGTCGACCGGATGACAAGTACAAACCTATCAGCGATTGGGTTCTGGAACCCTTTCTTCCCGAAAATGCCAGCCATATCCCTGAAGTGATGGCCCACGCCAGCAAAGGGTTAGATATTTTTTATAGACGAGGCGCAGGCTTCGCCACTCAGCACATCAACAGTTTTTCCATCACAGTACCCGAAGAGAAAGAAAAAACAGAAGAGAGAAAAGAAGAGACCCCGGCAAGGACCGACAGCTAG
- a CDS encoding 50S ribosomal protein L25 produces the protein MAELLKLNVQERTKLGKGPNRRLRAAGMVPGIYYNAKGANLPVQVELVPLEKAYAQVGNSQVFELVIEKDGKTETMPALLWRIRNEPILGFPEHVDFFGVDLDSEIKVSVPFELVGSAPGEKAGGTLQVLRDTVEVVCKPMSIPETITIDISGLEIMDSVHLEDINFPEGVVPTFEENYAVITVAPKAEESEAEEGEEEAAEETAEATEE, from the coding sequence ATGGCAGAACTGCTCAAACTGAATGTTCAAGAGCGTACCAAGCTGGGCAAAGGCCCCAACCGTCGCCTCCGTGCCGCTGGCATGGTCCCAGGCATCTACTACAACGCCAAGGGTGCAAACCTTCCTGTCCAGGTAGAGCTGGTTCCTCTGGAAAAAGCTTACGCACAGGTCGGTAACTCCCAGGTTTTCGAACTGGTCATCGAAAAAGATGGCAAGACCGAAACCATGCCTGCACTGCTGTGGCGCATCCGCAATGAGCCGATCCTCGGATTCCCCGAGCATGTCGACTTCTTCGGCGTAGACTTGGATTCCGAAATCAAGGTTTCCGTACCTTTCGAGCTGGTTGGTTCCGCTCCGGGCGAAAAAGCCGGTGGTACTCTGCAGGTGCTTCGTGACACTGTTGAAGTTGTCTGTAAGCCCATGTCTATTCCTGAGACCATCACCATCGACATTTCCGGTCTCGAGATCATGGACTCCGTCCACCTCGAAGACATCAACTTCCCCGAAGGTGTCGTTCCCACCTTTGAAGAAAACTACGCTGTTATCACCGTTGCTCCGAAGGCTGAAGAGTCCGAAGCTGAAGAGGGTGAAGAAGAAGCTGCGGAAGAAACTGCAGAAGCAACCGAAGAATAA